AAAGGCGTTAAGATCCTCCAGGGGAATGACAAAGAACTCGTATTTAAACTCTTCCCTTCCTGACACCTTAACTAGTTTCTGTCCGATTTCATCAACGTATTTTGAAACAGTTTCATCATTAATTAATTTCAGTTGTTTTTTTGCTTGCTTGGCTACAGATTCCCCAATAGACCCTTCACCTTGTAGAAGCATTATGGTAGAATCAAGGGCAGAAAATGGACCAAGAAGGCTGCCAGTGACAGCGTAACCTAATGCACCAGTAATAATGTTGGCGATCGTGTTACCTCTAACTTCGGCACGAATATGCGATTTATAACGTTTGAGATTGGTGTCAGCTAATTTTTTAAACTCTGGTGCTTGCGGATCGTTGGGATTGAGAATCGCAAATTGACGCGCTGCTAAAGAAGCTTCGATCCATTTTTTCGCGTCTGCAAGTGCTGCAACTCTGGCTTTAATTAAGTCTGGTTGATTGGGATATAACGTAGCACCTCTGTCTAATACAGCTAATGCTTTTTTCTCATCACCGTATTGTTTGAGAGTTTCAGCGTATTTTATATGACCTGGGATAAATTCTGGAACTTGTTCTACTAATAGTTGCAGTGGTACTAATGTTCTAGTTTGCAGCTTACTTGCGATTCCCGCTTCGGCTTCCCGCCAGTATACCTTACCTGCTGGGGAAAGTTGTGCTGGATCGATTATCGCGGGTTTGCGTTGTTGATTCTTTAATTTTGTCGTGAAAGGTGCTTTCGCAAGACGATACATTTTTTCCGCTTCGGCAAGATTTCCCGCTAGATAAAGCTTGTCTCCTTCGATCAATTTTTGCCGACGAGCGAGTTCTTCGGGTGTGGGTGGGGGTTCGGCTGCGTCTGATGGCTTTTTCTCAGTTGCTTCTGGAGTGCTTGGGGGTTTTTCTGGTTCTGATGGCTTTTTCGTAGCTTCAATAGCAGGTGGTTCTTGTGCGGGAACCGGTGAAATAGGTTGCGTCAGGATAATCAATATTGATGTACCCAATGACAGCAGTACCCAATTCCAGGCTAGTAGTAAAGACTTCCAGCGTCGTTTCATGGTGATGTCAACCTATACCTTGATGCTTCTTTGTTTAAATGTATGAGCATTGACATCAATATGTATAGAGCGATCGCTGTATCATTAAAAATTTCACGTCAACACAAAGTTCTTCTTAGCGGCTTTGCGGCTACCCTTCGGGAACGCCTAAAGGCGAATGCGTGAGACTTAAAGCAAAATCCTCTTGCAAAAAAGTTTTGTGGTATGTAGTCAAAAGTCAAAACTTAGAAGATTGTTAAACCAACTATACTCAATAATTTGTGCCAATTGTCACCTAGCCAACCAGTAGTTTTAGCTAAGTGGGGCTGAAGTTTTTCCATCGCAGAGGCAAACCCTTCGGCTTTCTGGGCATATTTCAACGCTCGGTTTAATGCATCACCTATTTCATCTTTATCTGGCTGTGGCTTATTTAGCTCTTCCTGTGCATCAGCAAAGGCATTATCAATTTTACGACGGTCTGAGGTTTCTAACTTGGCTAGTATCTCACGTAAGGCGTTGAGTTCTGCCTCTATGTTGACGCTTGCAGGTTCAGGTAAACTGACTTGTTGAAAATTGACGTTTGCAGTGCTACTATCTCCCGTTATAATTGCGCTACCAGTGGCATTACCTCCAATCGAAACTGAACGGTTTTGCCCGCTTTTGTTATCATTACTCATATTATTATCTTTGTCAGATTTTACTGGTGTTGCCTCTACTGTCTGATAACGCCGTCGCCTAATTTTGATTGCAGGGGTTAAAAACTCTGGAATTCCCTGCAAATCAATGGAGGTACAACCCATTTGAAAACAATCTTCATAATTCCTGAGCGCAGCTAAAGCAGTATAAAATCCGACACTAAACTTCATCGCCGCCTTATCTCCAATTGCTTGATTCATCCCCACCACGCAATCAATATGTTGGTGAATTGCTGTGGCTTGTGACTCGCTGTAGCAGGCGTTGAGTAAAACACACTCCACCTGTTCTTGAAACAAATCAAATAGCTTTGCCAGGGCTTGTGTACTGACAAGTTGCTTGTGTCCAGAATTATCTTCCAAGGCTAATCCATCAGTACCAGAGCCATGTCCGGAAAAGTGAAGAATTGTTGGTTGATGGTGAGACAGGAAGCGGGTTAAATCATCCACTCGTACCGCAGATTCTGTGATGATTTGGAATTCGTCTCGATTTGGAGATAGTTGCAGTGTGTTTTTGATTTCCCGCACCTCTTCATCTAGACGCAAACGACTTGTGTTTTTAGGGTTGGCTGAGAGGATGAGAATTTTTTTCACGGTGTTATTTGATAAGGTGATATGTTGCAGGAAATTAAAGAGAGAATTTTTGCAGTATCATACAGATCGAAAGGGGATGATAAAGATGAACCAAGCTATTAAACCCAAAAATGCAACAAATTAGTACCAACGAATTACCTGAAAATCTCCAGAAACTATTTACAGAAGTACAACGTACTAAAACATCCTTAACTGTTACCCATGAAGGCAAACCATTAGTAATTATATCTCCTGCCACAACTCAACCCAAACGTGCAACTTTTGGAGTAATGAAAGGAAGCGGGGAAATTTTTGGAGATTTAATAACTCCAGCAGTTCCTCTTAAGACCTGGGAAGTGCTTCAGTGAAACTTTTACTAGATACCCACATCTGGCTTTGGTATCTCCTGGGTGACGAACGTCTATCTACCAACCTCAAAACCGTAATTGCAGAGGAAACAACCGAGCTTTGGCTTAGTCCTATTAGTATCTGGGAAACGTTAATCCTAGCAGAAAAAGGACGAATCTCGTTACAACCTGATGCAGTTGCATGGATCGATTTAGCCTTACAAACCCTAGAAATTCTTGAGGCTCCCCTTGTTTATCAAATTGCTATTTTAAGTCGCCATATTGAACTACCGCAGCAAGACCCAGCGGATAGATTTATTGCAGCTACAGCAGTTCACTACAATTTGAAATTAGCTACAGTCGATAGCAATCTGACGGGTGTTTCTTGGTTGCAAACATTAAGCTAGTCCAGTAGGGTGTGTTGTCGCGCAACGCACCACCAACAATTCAAGGTGCGTTATGCCTACGGCATAACGCACCCTACGGGATGATTTACTGTTCGTTAATTATCGCTGTTTGAAAAAAAGTTCACTCCTCCTCCTCCTTTTCATCTAGGCGCAAATTACTTGTGTTTTTAGGGTTGGCGGAGAGGATGAGGATTTTTTTCATGCACTTATCGTATATTGTGTAAGATAATAACGAAAATTGCTATAGTTTGTTAATTTTATTAAGATAGACGCATTCGTTGTTTCCCGCATACCAGGTAATTTTATGAACATTTCACTGACTCCAGAACTAGAAAAGCTTGTCCACGATAAAGTAGCTACTGGACTTTATACCTCAGCTAGCGAAGTTATCCGCGAAAGTTTACGACTCCTACAGGAACACGATAAAGTTAAAGAATTTCGGCTTTTGGAGCTAAAAAAAGAAATTCAAAAGGGTATTGACCAAATAGAACGTGGCGAATTTACTGTCTATGATACCGAGTCGATAAAAACGCTTGGTGAGGAAATAAAACAACGAGGGCAAAAGAAAAAAGATAACTCTCAGGCAAAATAATGAACCGTATAGTTGTTACTGGTGATGCAACTTCAGACCTTGATGATATTTGGTCGTATATATCTAATGAGAGCCAGGATAGTGCAAATCGACTTATTGATAGCATAATTGAGCGATTTGCTACATTGGCTCAGTTTCCTGAGATGGGCAGAGAAAGAGGTGAAATTTCAAATGGAATGAGAAGTTTTCCTGCTGGACGTTACTTCATCTTTTACCAACAAATTGAAGATGGAATCGAAATCTTGCGCGTTCTTCATAGTGCAAGAGATATCGATGCCTTTTTTCAATAATTTTTACTTTGAAAAAAAGTTCACTCTTTCTCCTCCTCCTCCTCCTTCAACTCAGGATGCTGCTGCTCGGCATGAACCGTTAAAACCTTCGCCAGCGATTCCACCTTACAATCGTTACTGGGACATTGTTGCGTGACTTTCAGCGCCTGTCCCCAGTTTTTCAGGTTCGCTTCTGCTTCGGCAATGGCACTTAAGGCATAACCTTTGTAAGAGGATTCCTGAATCTGGTTGGCAGAGGCGATCGCTTTTGAGAGCAAATCAGCGGCTTTTTCCGGTTGGTTAAGCTTGCCAATGGCTTGGGCAATGGCACTTAAGGCATCGGCTTTGTAAGAGGAATCCTGAATCTTGTTGGCAGAGGCGATCGCTTTTTCGAGCAAAAGAGCGGCTTTTTCGGGTTGGTTGAGCTTGCCAATGGCTTGGGCAATGGCACTTAAGGCTCTTGCTTTGTCAGAGGAATCCTGAATCTGGTTGGCAGAGGCGATCGCTTTTTCGAGCAAAAGAGCGGCTTTTTCGGGTTGGTTGAGCTTGCCAATGGCTTGGGCAATGGCACTTAAGGCTCTTGCTTTGTACTCGGATTCCTGAAGGTTGGCAGAGGCGATCGTTTTTTCGAGCAAAAGAGCGGCTTTTTCCGGTTGGTTGACCTTGCCAATGGCTTGGGCAATGGCACTTAAGGCTCTTGCTTTGTACTCGGATTCCTGAATCTGGTTGGCAGAGGCGAGTGCTTTTTCGAGCAAAAGNNNNNNNNNNNNNNNNNNNNNNNNNNNNNNNNNNNNNNNNNNNNNNNNNCTTAAGGCATAAGCTTTGTCAGAGGATTCCTGAATCTGGTTGGCAAGTTTCAAGGCTTGATCGTAATTTTCATCCTTACCAAGGGCGACAGCCGCTTCTGTTTGATATCTAGGTTCCGCCCGCTGAGTCACATTAGTCAAGTCCCAGCGAATTTGAGTCAATTGCCCCAAAGTTGTATAATTCAACCAACCCCAAATCCCCACCGCCAGTAAAAGGATACTCCCAATCCCCCCCAAACTCAAGTAAATTCGCTGCTTACTACCTCGACGCAGTGCTACACTAGCTTGAATAAATTCTTGCTCTGCTACGCTCAGTTCCTCTCGGCGTTGTTTCAGCTTTTCTTCCGCTTCCGTTAACACTGCACCACGCAACAATGCCCCTTCATCCCGCTGCATTTTTTGCCATTGAAGCATTGCGAACCGCAGCCTTTCTTGCCAAGCGCGAAAGCTACGGTCTGCTTTCATCCATTTTCCCAGTTCTTCCCAATTACGAATCAACGCTTCATGAACAACTTCCACAGTTTCTTGGTTAGCAGCATTTTGACTGGTAACTACTAATCGATCATCCGCTAACTGTTTCACCAATTTCCAGCGTTCTTCACCCAATTCGGCTTTCGTTGCCAGTCGTCGCGTATCTTGTGTGTCTTCACCCGGATGCACTAATTGGATAAAAATCCGCCGTACCTGTTCTTTCTGGGCTGCACTCAACTTACCATAATTGTGATCTGCATGACGAGCCAACGCACCTTGTACCTTACCTATGTGCTGATAAGCTGCATGAGTTAACTGTTTACCCTTTCGCTGCTTCCACAATTCCGTCAACGCAAACTCCAAAAGAGGTAAATTCCCCGGTTCATCTTCCACATCATCTAATATGCGTTCCACCAGTCCCCCTTCAAATGTTACCCCCAACTTTTCAGCAGGCTTTGCAATCACTTGTGAAAGTTCATCATGATTCATCGACCTGAGCTTGATATCAGTTTTTAATACATCTCCAAAAGCGGGATATGACAGAGCATTCCCCAAGAAATCTGCCCGCATGGTTGCAACTAGCACATGATTGTATTGGGACTGATAAGCAGAGGATTGAAAGCTGACTAATAAACTATCTAGAAAACTATGGCGAATTTTATGATCCGCGCATAAAGTGTAAATTTCTTCAAATTGATCCGCAATCAGCAACACCCGATCCGTGGGGTGATTTTGGTGAATCTGGGCAAATACATCAGCTAGAGAGATTTCACCATTACCAAGGGATTGTGACAACTTACGAGCTTGGATGATCTTATCAGTAGCATCCAGATTTTGTGTGTAAAGCGGAACCAGCGCCAAAGCTAGGGCATGAAAAGGATCGGAACCAGGACGAAAATGGGTAAACTTCCAGTGACTTGATTGTTGCAGCTTCGGCACCAATCCCGCCAGAACTACCGAAGATTTCCCACTTCCCGACGCACCTAAAACAAGTATAAAATTACGGTTTTGAGTCGCAGCGAATAGTTCTTCTACAAAAACCTCACGTCCAAAGAAAAACTCCGCATCATCGGGACCAAAGTGAAACAAACCGCGATAGGGACAGAGAAGATTTTCGCTAGTTACATCCGTAGATTCAACAGGTAATACCGTTGTATCACGGTAATAGTAGTTGGTGATGGTAATAGTAGCAGTATTGCTATCTCCAGTAATAATCGCACTGCGGTCAGCGCTTCCTCCAACTTTGGCACTGCGGTCTTCTTCTGGCATCCCACCCTCACTTACCGATTCTGTACCCAAATCAATACACTTAATTTAATACGTCAGACTAATATAAGCTGTCGCATTGACATAAATCTGATCGTATGCGTAAACCCTTGCTTGATTTACACGAACAGAAGTTAAGTATAATGAACTTCATAGCTGTATTTAGAATAGGTGTAAGCACCATCAACTTATGCAGTTTTAGAAAGGTATGGGTGTGCAGCAACTATTAGGCGATCGCGCTCTTTGTTAATTTCCAGATTCTCGCTATCGATTAACTTTCAGGATAATCAAACATCCCAGCGTCAAGACGTACAGCAGCATGTGGATAAATTCATAGCTTCCTTTTGGCAGCAAAGCTAACATCCAAGTAAACCCCAACTGGTAGGACTTCCCTAATATTGACATCAATATGTATAGAGCGATCGCGATTGTTTTACAAAGTTAAAAAATTAAGTTCGCACATAAGATTGCAACGCAACCAAAAAAATTGAAAAGTCCCAAGATTGATCTTAAAAGTATTAGGCGATCGCATACAAACAACGCTCCAAACGCTATGTATCAACCGTTGGAGAAAAAAGTTGTTTTGATTAGAGATTTTAATTACAGCTAAATTTACTACATTCTGGTTTTAGTCAAAAGTGATGGCTGATACATATTACCGAGAAAGTAGGTAAATAAATAGGCGTTGCTGAATTCGGATATGAATTTGTTTCACGCAGAGTCGCAAAGTCGCAGAGAGTAAGGGTTTAAGAACCTTAATTTTTAAGTTTCATATTTCAATTCAGCAACGTCAAAAAATAATATACATTGATATTAGCTGGATATCTTGATGGCTTTATACACAAGAGAAACCTGGATTGATGATTGTCCAATCCCAGCAAGAGCGATGTAGTCGCGACAAATACTTTTTTTCAAGCTTGAAAAGTTGAACGCAGATCAGAAGTTTAAAATGCCTCACCGACAGTAATCTTCTGCTCAAAATTCTGCAATTCTGCCCGAATTCTGGCAATTTCCTGAGTCAGAAACTTAATGTGTTTACCACGCCAAATCGCATCCTTTACAGAAAGGACTTCATCTGGTTTTAACACCCGGATACATAAAGACTTACCATTCTTTGATTCCCACAGTCGGTAATACTCCTTTCCTCTGACAATTATTGAGTCTAAAGAGTAGTTCAGTATATAGTCACCTTGAGCTTTAAACAAAGCATATCGATTCTCAAATACTTTTAGTTCAACAACCAGTTCCTTGTAGTTCATAAAATCTCCTATGAGTCTAGCTTTAATGAACAGATACTTTGAGTTGTTGCTTTTTCCCAGATGCTGATTTTCTCCTTAGGAAAACACCTATACCAGCAGCCAGAAAAATTCCACTTATACTTGAAGGTTCAGGAATAGAAGTTGAGGGTTTACTAAACCCATACTTTGCAAGAATTTGTTGTCCAGTTGGTGAAAGAATGTATTTTGCGAGTTTTTCGCCGTAAGGGTTAGCGTCTTTCAGCACTGTCAGCCCATAATCAGCGTTGACTGCAAGGTTATCAGGTAATGGCACTATTTGCAGATTGGGCGATATTTGCACCGCTGACAGCGCACTGGTGTAATAGACCGGGTATATGTCTGCTTGGTTGGTATCTTCAAGATAATAAACTATACTACCCCCAGGACTATTTCTCTCAGGTGGAAGTGTTCCTGTTAAGCGCACTGCTTTTGTATCTAGGATTTGAAAGCTACCAGGTCTGACTTGATCGGCTTTGCGAAACAATTCTTGGGTATAATCTCCTAATGGATCTCTTACAGGTACTGCCGTACCTAACTTAATTTGTGGATTGAGTAATTGATCTAAGAGATTATCTGAACTAAGGGACAAACTTGAAGTCGCGATCGCATACAAAGGGTTACTCGCAAATTTTTTGACAGTTCCACTCAAATTCTCTTGATTTAAAATAGTTGGATTTCCTGTATCTGCACTCGCAAAAACATCAACATTTTCGCCTTTTTCTATGCGTTCTCGTAACGAACCTGAGGAAGCAAATTCACGCTTGACAGTAATCCCATATTCTTTAGTAAAGCAATCAGCAACTTCTGAAAGCGCTCCTCTTAGACTTCCAGCAGCGTACAATGTCACCGAGTCCGGTTCTTGAGTCTGTGTCAGCGTAGCACCGAAAGCTTGAGAAACTAGTGTAATATTGAAGGTGCAAGCAATCAGCGAAATGGTAAATAAATTATTTCTCATTTTTTGATAAATATTCTCATTGTCTATTACCAACTTTACAGAATAATATACCAACTATTTAAGAACAAATGTAGCAAGAGTTACACATTTATGTTTAGTAAAAAAATACTATTTCTGGACTAAATTTATTTAGCAGATGATTACCAACGCACGATCGCATCTAATAACAAACCTGCATCAAAACGAATTGGATCTGTGCAAGGTAGGTTAGTTTCTGATTGTACTTGAGCGATCGCGCTTTGTTTTACAAGGTGAATTAAGAGTAAAGTCTATGATCTGGGTCTAACCAAACAATGTAAAAGATGTTTTCGATGAAGAACCCATGAACTCTACCATGCTCGTTTGATGAAAGTTGAAACTGATATGGTGTATCTACTAGCTGCTCTTCATTAAAAAGACCAAAGCAAGTTTCAGTAGTTTTATCCCAGTCTATTGCATGACATTGCAAACGTTTGGCATTTATAACAGTAATTTTATTAACTGTCATACTTGACAAATCGCGAAGTCTCTAAATTAGCGCTTCTAAATATCGTGCATCCTTGTTGCTAATCAAAAACTTCTCGTTGTCGTCTTTGAAGTACCTGTAGGAAAAACTAATTCCTTGAGGAGGCTTTACTTTTGTAGGTTTTATCCTAGATGAAGATGAAGCCTGTTTTGATTCAAGTTTCTTGATTTTCTTCGGCACGAGTTTTGTAGTACTCTTTCATTGATGCTTTAGAAATTATCGCCTTACAAGGTGTATCCAAAGAAAGATTTCCTCTAGCTTGAATCCAAGGATCTTCATGATGAGTCATCTGCTCTAGTTCAAAAGCATCACATCCAAAATAGACTTCTGTCAATTCTTCCAAGAAATCTCGAATTTCTTCCGAAAAATCTGGTGCTTCAACATCCATTAAGATAGGCTTCCAGCCAAAGATTTTGTATTCCCGATATAACTCAGGAATAACAGGTCCATGAATCCATGCTTCAAAATCTTCATCAAACAGAGGTTGTCCATAAAGAGCAAGATACCAAGCTTGAGCATAATAAACAAGTTTTTGCAGTTTCAGATTGCTGATATACGAACCTGTTTCGTTAGCTAACCAGATGAAGTAATCGGCGATCGCCATTAGGCGTGCCGAAGGTATCGCTGTTGCTGTTGTATAAGCCATAGTTTACCTCCTCTAGTGCCTCAAAACCTCTGCCAATTCCACACGCTTCTCGCTATTTAGTATTATTGTACTATTTTCCTCAACAGAACTAGTTGTAAGTTTGACAATTACCCACCCACGATCGCATTTAATAATAAACCTGCATCAAAGCGAATTGGATCTGTGCAAGGTAGGTTAGTTTCTGATATTACTTGAGCGATCGCTTCTTTTGCCGCTGACTCATCTAAATGCCCTGTATTCAGTGCTACACCCACCACAGGCACAGATGCAAAAGCACCACCTGCACCAGCAACCATTTCATACAACCGAATCACCTCTGATAAAGGTGGAATTGGTACATTATCCATCACATGAGTTTGTCCGGCACGATGTACCAGTATCATTTGCGTTGGTTGCGAACCGCGTATCAAAGGCAATGTTGCGGTAGAACCAGGGTGTAATAGCGAACCTTGCCCTTCTATATGCAAAATGTCGTAATTTTTCCCAAAGCGCATCACCATCTGTTCCACCGCACCGGCGGCAAAGTCTACCCGCACGGCATCTAATGCCACACCATCACCTTCTAACATCAAACCAGTTTGACCGGTTGGGAGAAACTTAGAACGCCAATTTCGCAAACGTGAAGCCCAATGTAATTCTAAGCTAGTAGACATTTTGCCGACTGCCATATCAGTTCCGACAGTCAACACTCGTCGGCAAGGAAGCGTGCGTGCCAACCCAGTAGCAACACCTAAATTAGGTGGTTCTTTTCGCACATCCCAAATTAATTGTCCTGGTTTGAGCAGTGCTTTTAAGTCTGGTATGTTTGCTAAAGGTGTATGCAAACCGTTTACCAATGACATGCCGGCGCTTAACGCATCTTTGATATCATGCCAATAATCATCTGGTAATATACCGCCTTTGGGGGCAATACCAATTACCAAAACTTCCGGTTCATATTGTAATGCAGCGGCAACTGATGCGACAATTGGGACATCTCGTTTAATGCGCGTTAATTCCGGTAAAGATTGCCCTGCACAAGTGCGATCGATAACGGCGACAATTGGAGCTTCACTGTAGCGTAAAAGTGATAGCCCTGTTTTGCCATGAGTTCCCTTGACTTGTTCGTGCAGCAGGATAGCTACTCGTTGATTAAGCGGTAAACGCACTGTATTGTACCCCCAAACCTGGTAAATCGTTCGGTAAAATTTTTCCGTCTTGAGCGATCGCACCCGTGAAGGGGTCATCGATTAAGTTAAGATGACTGTCTAAGTCTAAATAATCAGCTAATGGTGCAAGCTGTGCTGCTGCTGTATTCGCTAACGTACTGTCAGAATAACACCCAAACATCACTTGCAATCCAAAAGCACGTGCTGTATGCACCATCCGCATCGCTTCGCTTAAACCACCTGATTTCATTAGCTTGATATTAACACCATTCACGCAGTCTGCCAGATGAGGAATATCAGCGCTAGTAAAGCAACTTTCATCAACAAAGATTGGTAAAGGAGAATGCTGCTTTAGTTCTGGTAAACTTTTTTCTTGCCCTCGTGGAAGTGGCTGTTCCACATACTTTACACCCAAATCAGCCAGGAAGATGCACATTTGGACAGCATCTGACAAACTCCAACCCCCATTTGCATCAACGTACAATTCTAAATTGGGTGCTTCTTCACGCACTGCTATCAGCATTTTTTGATCTGCGGCAATACCATCAGGATTACCCAACTTTACTTTGAGAATACGCACATCTGTAAATTGTAACCAGTCTCGCGCCCTCGCTCTTGCTCCTTCGGGCGTATTAATCCCAATCGTCACCGAAGTGGGTACAATGGCGTTTTTGTCAAGTCCCCACAGTTGCCACAATGGTAATTTTACATATTTGCCCAGCCAATCGTGCATCGCCACATCCAGCGCTGCTTTGACTGCGGAAGGAACTTGAGCTTTATTTAAGACTTGTTCAATTAGCGATCGCTGTAAGGGATTGTATGCTTGCAACATTGGTGCAACTTGCAGCAAAGCATTTTTAATTATCTCCGTTGATTGCGGATTAGTACCGACACTAAACGGTGACGCTTCCCCCCAACCCTCGATATGATCTTGGGAAATTTTTACCCAGACATTCGTCGTCTGTGCCGTTGTCCCCCGGCTGATTGTCAAGGGAAAGCGCTTATTAACAGTAAATGTTTTTACCTCAATTTGCATGATTATGCTTAATATTAAGCAAAGGTAAAAAACAGTGTATATGCAAACTTTAAATTCTCTAACGTCTCTGTTATACTTTTTTACAATTATTTACTAAATTGCCATATATATTTTCTTTTATTAAAAACTAGGCTAATGCAACGCACGTTAATTTGGTTAAATTCTTCCCTAGTCCCCAGTCCTTAATCCCCAGTACCCTTTATGCACAAATTAAAAAAATGGAAAATCTTGCAATCAAAAATGGTCTTAGATAATTTTTGGTGCAAGGTCAGACAAGATGAAATAGAATTACCAAATGGGAAAATAATAGATGACTTTTTTGTCATTGTTAGACCAGAAATTGCCTTAATTTTACCTATCACCAGCAATCAAGAGATTGTTTTTGTGCGGCAATACAGACATGGGGTAGGTGAAATATTATTAGAACTGCCTGCTGGAGGTTTTGATGCTACATATGAAAGTGCAGAAGCAGCAGCAGTAAGAGAACTTAAAGAAGAAACAGGTTATACTGCCGAAAAAGTTACCAAGTTAGCTACTTTATACGATAATCCGGTTAAAGACACTAATAAAATACATTTATTTATCGCAGAGAATGTGAGCAAAATCGGAGAGCAAAATTTAGATATTACAGAATAAATTGAAGTTGTCTTGATTCCTGTAGAATCAGTAAAAGAGAAAATTCCCGAAGGTGAAATTTGTGTTTCAGGTAGCGTTGCTGCCCTTTTCTTGGGTTTGAATTTTCTTAAGCGGTAGAGTGCTTTAGGGGTATCTTTTCATATCAAGACGCGATAAATCGCCGTCTTTACAATAATCAGTCCTTTGTAGAGACGGCGATTTATCGCGTCTCTTGTCTTAACCGAACCGTATTGGGGGATATTGTCTTTCATTTTACCTACAATCATGATATAAGAGTCGGAGCCGTGCTTTAACGCAGTGTAGCGCACCCTATAAAATCTAAGAAAGGTGCGTTAACGCAGTGTAACGCACCTTACAAAATCAATTCAAAATCCAAAAATTATCGCGCCCATTGCTGCAAAATGTAAGCGTAAAAAGCCTCTTTATCAACTTTATCCATTGCCGAAATTTTCCTACCTCCAGATACTACTTTAGTTCGTCCTTGACTCAAACCAGTTGTGACAATTTCTGTTTCCCACTCGCGCAATTGATAAAACTCTGGATGAG
Above is a genomic segment from Tolypothrix sp. NIES-4075 containing:
- a CDS encoding Panacea domain-containing protein, giving the protein MAYTTATAIPSARLMAIADYFIWLANETGSYISNLKLQKLVYYAQAWYLALYGQPLFDEDFEAWIHGPVIPELYREYKIFGWKPILMDVEAPDFSEEIRDFLEELTEVYFGCDAFELEQMTHHEDPWIQARGNLSLDTPCKAIISKASMKEYYKTRAEENQET
- a CDS encoding DUF1611 domain-containing protein; the protein is MRLPLNQRVAILLHEQVKGTHGKTGLSLLRYSEAPIVAVIDRTCAGQSLPELTRIKRDVPIVASVAAALQYEPEVLVIGIAPKGGILPDDYWHDIKDALSAGMSLVNGLHTPLANIPDLKALLKPGQLIWDVRKEPPNLGVATGLARTLPCRRVLTVGTDMAVGKMSTSLELHWASRLRNWRSKFLPTGQTGLMLEGDGVALDAVRVDFAAGAVEQMVMRFGKNYDILHIEGQGSLLHPGSTATLPLIRGSQPTQMILVHRAGQTHVMDNVPIPPLSEVIRLYEMVAGAGGAFASVPVVGVALNTGHLDESAAKEAIAQVISETNLPCTDPIRFDAGLLLNAIVGG
- a CDS encoding dipeptide epimerase — translated: MQIEVKTFTVNKRFPLTISRGTTAQTTNVWVKISQDHIEGWGEASPFSVGTNPQSTEIIKNALLQVAPMLQAYNPLQRSLIEQVLNKAQVPSAVKAALDVAMHDWLGKYVKLPLWQLWGLDKNAIVPTSVTIGINTPEGARARARDWLQFTDVRILKVKLGNPDGIAADQKMLIAVREEAPNLELYVDANGGWSLSDAVQMCIFLADLGVKYVEQPLPRGQEKSLPELKQHSPLPIFVDESCFTSADIPHLADCVNGVNIKLMKSGGLSEAMRMVHTARAFGLQVMFGCYSDSTLANTAAAQLAPLADYLDLDSHLNLIDDPFTGAIAQDGKILPNDLPGLGVQYSAFTA